The genome window TTCGCAAAAGCCATCTACGGCGCGGCTTTTAGCGCAACCTACAGCTCCTTTTTAAGCAGCTCAAGCAGATTAAATTTTAGCTCGTTTATATTTTGTCCCGTCGCCGAGGATATCGGCATCACGAAAAACGGCTTAGCCGCGTCAAATTCATAAATATCTTGTTTAAATTTCATCTCGCCAGCCGTGCCTACAAGCCCCAAATGCGACAAAAACGCGTCAAATTTTTCCTGCAAATTTTCGGCCGCGTCCGCGCGAGTTAGGGCGATCGCGTAGTCTCGTTTTGCAAGCTCGCCTGAAAATTTCGCCGTCTCGGCCCGCAGCGCGTCAAACTGCTCCTCGGGGCCGCGATAGTTCGCAAGATCGAGCATAAAAAGCAAAATTTTCGTGCGCTCGACGTGTTTTAAAAACTGCACGCCAAGCCCGCGCCCTTCGCTTGCACCCTCGATGATGCCTGGGATATCGGCCATGACAAAGCCGCTGTATTCGTCCACCTCGACGAGACCGAGCTTTGGCGTGAGCGTGGTAAACTCGTAGTTTGCGATCTGAGGTTTGGCGTTTGAGACGGTCGAGATCAGCGTGCTTTTACCGACGTTTGGAAAACCCACGAGCCCAACGTCGGCGATGAGCTTAAGCTCCAGCCGCACCTCGCGTGTTTCGCCCTCTAGGCCTTTTTGCGCGTATTCGGGAGCTTGGTTGATCGAACTTTTAAAGTGCACGTTGCCAAGCCCACCTTTGCCGCCTTTTAAAAACAGCTCTCGCTGCCCTTCGCTAGTTAAGTCGCAAAGCAGCTCGCCCGTCTTGGCATCTAGCACCGCGGTGCCGGGAGGCACGATGAGCTCGAGGTGTTCGCCTCTTTTGCCGTGCATCCTGCGCCCCGTGCCCGCTTCGCCGTTTTGAGCGCGCATGGCCTTTTTGCCTTTATACGCCGCCAGCGTGTGGGTATTGTTATCGGCGACGAAATACACATCGCCGCCGTCGCCGCCGTCGCCGCCGTCCGGTCCGCCTAAAATCACGTGTTTTTCGCGGCGAAAGCTCACAGAGCCGGCCCCGCCGTGACCCGAGCTTAGGGTTAAATTTACGCTATCTATAAACATTTCTTGCCTTATTTTTTAAATTTTATTTAATTATTTTTCGGTTCGTAATTTTGCGAAATTTTCGGATTATATCGGTTTATTGATTAAAATTTGATTTGCCGCAAAGTTCAAACGATTTGCCAAGCGCCGTTATTAACACAATACAAATGGTCAAATTTTAAAATTTGGTAACTGACGTGATGATTATTTTTGTTATATAAAAGATTTTTGGATTTTAAAAATTTGGGTGGTTTTAAAAGAAAAAGGGGCTTTCGCCCCAAGGATTACGCAGCAGGATAAACTGAAACTTTTTTTCTGTTTTTATCTAGTCTTTCGAATTTAACGAAACCGTCGATTAGCGCGAAAATCGTGTGATCTTTGCCTAGACCGACGTTGCTGCCCGCGTGAGTAGCGGTACCGCGCTGGCGGATGATGATGTTGCCCGCGCGAACGAATTCGCCGCCGAATTTTTTAACGCCTAAGCGTCGTCCGATACTATCTCGGTTATTCTGGGTTGAGCCTTGACCTTTTTTGTGTGCCATTTCTTATCTCCTTAAGCTGCGATACTTACGACTTTTACGCGTGTAAACTGTCTTCTAAAACCGCGTTTTAGTTTTGAGTCTTTGCGTCTGCGTTTTTTGTAAATAATGACTTTTTTATCCTTGCCCTCATTTACGACTTCAAGAACGACTTTCGCACCCTTTACGAACGGCGCGCCTACCTTTACTTCACCGTCGTTTACGCACAAAACGTCCGTAATCTCGACTGATGACTTTGCTTCAGCACTGAAATGGTCAAGCTTAAGATATTCGCCTTCGCTGACGCGATACTGCTTGCCGCCATGCTTAAATATAGCGTATTTTGACATACTCTACCTTTCTAAATTTGGTAAGACCAAAAAGCGCTTTTGGATTTCAAAAGACTTGGGGAGCTTTGTTGGTTGTAAGAGACGGATGATACCCAAAAATTTATAAATTTTGGTTTAATGTCCTAGCTTTTAAAATTTCATCCGCTAAATTTTCAACCATCGTATCGTGATCTAGGAAGCGTATTTGATCGCTCGGCGAAGGCCCGTCAAAAGGCTGATGAAGAATGGTTTTAGCCGGCAAAGCGTTTAAAATTTGATTAAAAACTTCAAATTCAGGCGGAAAGCTAAAATACAATTTTGGCTGCACCGATTCGCCGCTAAAAAGCCTTTTTGCGTAATTTTCATTGAAATTTTTAGCTTTCGGCAGGCAAATGCGCTCAAAAATCTCAAAAGGCAAGAGATAGTGCGCCAAAGCATAAAGTCCGTGCGCAAAAAAGCTAATCCTCTTTTCAAATTGCGGCGCGGCGGTTCTGGCGACTTTTACGCAAAAATTACTCAAACTCTCGCTCATCGCGGCCGCGTCTTTTTCGTGCAAGGCAAGGATAAATTTTACCGCTTCTCTTTCGTTTATCGGCTTTTTGGAGTCCGCAAATCTACGCGCTTTTTTGAGTGCCGCCTCAAGCGATTTTTTATCGTCCCATAGCAGCGCCGAAACCAGATCGCTCATCACGCATAAAAATCTATATCCGTTCGTGCTAGGCGGCATAGAGTGCGTCATTACGTTTTTGGCGCCGGCCATATCTCCGCACGCTAGCGCAAGAAACGAATGTATCAGTCTCTCGCACTGATCGTATCCGCCCGCGCAGCCGGGCAGCAGCTCGTTTCTAGCGTACTGGAAAACGAGATCGTTTAAAGCCTCTACGTAGCCGCTTTCTATACATTTTTCGAGCCAAATTTCATAAGGAATTTGCGGTATCGAAAAAGCCATCAGTTTTATCAGCTCGCACAAAAACTCGCGCTCGCTTAACTTTTTCTTTTTTAGTTTAGCTAAAACCTCGCCGCACTCGCCCAAAAGCAGCTCAATTTCGCTTTTTTGCGGTTTTTTAGATTGTGAAAATTTGAGGGAATTCTCCTGCGAGTCTTGTAAAAATGTTTTCATCTACATACTTCCTATTTTTATTTATTTTATCAAAAATTTCTTGCGCCCGGGGCAAATGCGAGCCGTATCTGGCCAGATAGAGCCAGTCTATCCCTTCGCACGGCGTTTTGGCAAGCGCCTTGCCGCCTTTGGTCGCCTTGGCCGAATACTCCAAAACAAAATGCAAGGCCGAGTGCGCCGCGTCCTCTTTATATAAAATCCCCGTCATCGCGTAAAATTTCGCGCGGTAGTCTTTGCTAGCGAGCAAACTCGCCAAAAAGCCGTTCTCGCCGCCGTCCGCTAAAAACGCGATCGTTAGAGCCGCGTTACCTTGCACGTCTAGGCTTTTAAATTTGACGGCGCCTTTTAGCGCGGATATCGCGCGCGTCGTGCCAAGCTCGCGCAAGGCGATAGTAGCCCAAAGGAGATCAAATTTATCCTGCGAGCTTTGCAAAACTTCTATCAAATTTGACTCGTCGTAGGGGATCTTGCAGTCTTTAAAGTGACCCGCGGCAGCCTCGTTACGCACCCTCATCCGCCCAAACCACTCGCTTACGTGACAGTCAAGCTTTTGCATTTTTCTCCTTTAAATTTAGGCAATTGTAGCGTAAAATTTAACCTCCTTTTAGGTATAATCGCCCAAATTTAAGCAAATTTGAGCCAAAACGCTCGGCAAGATAAATTTAGGACGAAAATGGCAGGCGAAGATCAAGAAAAAACCGAAGAACCCACCTCCAAAAAGATCGAAGACGCGCGCAAGGACGGCAACGTCCCCAAAAGCCAGGATTTAGCAGGCTTCGTCACGCTCGCGGTCGCGATCTTTGTCGTAGTGGCGCTTCTTGGCTTCATCGGCGATCAGTTTTTCATGCTATATAACTACTATCAAAGCCTCATCGGGCAGGAGTTTACGCGCAAGCTACTTTTTAGCGTCGCGATCACGACGATATTTCGCACGCTGCTCATCATCCTGCCTATCGCCGTTTGTATCGCGATCGCGGGCGTCGTCGCTAATCTCATGCAGTTTGGATTTATATTTACGACCAAGCCTTTGGAGCCGAATTTAAACAAAATCAACCCGCTAAAAGGGCTCAAAAATCTCTTTTCGCTCAAAAAGCTGATAGACGGCATCAAAATGGTGCTCAAGGTCACGGCGGTTTTTACGGTCGGATTTTTGATGTTTTTAAGCTTCATCAAAGAGCTGCCGCATACGCTGTTTTTCTCGATGGCGGCGCAGCTAGCGTGGCTAAAAGAAAAGATGCTGATTTTGGCCGCAGTGATGCTCATAGTGATGTTTATCATCGGGCTTCTTGACGTGCTGATCGTGCGTTTTCAGTATTTTCGCGACCTAAGAATGAGCAAGCAGGAGATCAAGGACGAGTACAAACAGATGGAGGGCGACCCGCAGGTAAAAGGCCGCATCCGCCAGCTGCAAATGCGAGCCGCGCGCAACAGGATGATGCAAAATATCCCGCAAGCAGACGTCATCATCACCAACCCGACCCACTACGCCGTCGCGCTTCGCTACGATAAAACAAAGGAAAAAGCGCCCGTGATCCTCGCTAAGGGCGTGGATTTTCTCGCGCTTCGCATCAAGCAAATCGGAGTGCAAAACAACGTCAAAATCGTCGAAAATCCGCCGTTAGCGCGAGAGCTATACAAAATGTGCGAGGTAAACGATATGATACCTGCGGAGCTCTTTCGCGCCGTCGCCGAGGTGCTAAGCTTCGTCTATATGAGCGACAAACAAAAATTCGGCGATAGGCTGAAGTGAAATTTAAATTTGACTTTTTAACTGTAAATTTGAAGCCAAATTTGGAGTCAAATTTGCGCCGCTCAAATTTGGATAAATTTTAGAATTTTACTCGCCAAGACCCGAATCTTTAAAATGCCAAATTTGGTTTTGTCAAATTTAACGCTGTGTGCCAAATTTAATCTTTCTTGTTAAGGGGGAAGGGGCTTGAATTACAAAGTCGCTCCCCACCCCCTTTAATCCCCCTCCCCCTACGACGCTTTAAGGTGGCGACACTGCTTTGCTGACGCAAAGCGTCGCAAATTTGAATCAAATTTGACGTTTTCAAGATGCGGGTCTTGGTGGGTAAAATTTGACTGTAAGAAATTTAGGCGAAGTATCGCGAGATGATTTTTCGAGTTTTGAAGCAAAATTGAGCGTGCGCTAGGCATATAGCCTGCGGAGCGAAAATTTTGCAAAATCTCGGAAAAGCGCTCGCGAGACGAGCCGAAGCAAGTCTCGCAAGGTAAGATTATTTAATAAATCCGTAAAGATTAGCCAACACCCAACCCACTGCGCACGAACTAAACACGCCGATAAGGCCAGGGATGATGAAGCTGTGGTTGATGACGTATTTGCCGATCTTGGTCGTACCTGAGCGGTCAAACTGGATCGCCGCAAGGTCGCTCGGATATGTAGGAAGGATAAAGTATCCGTAGCAAGCCGTAGCAAACGCGACGATGATGCCTGGATCCACGCCGATCTGAACGGCAAGCGGTACGAACGTCGCGGCGGCGGCTGCTTGAGAGTTTAGGAACTTAGAAATCAGCATACCTACGACGATATACATCCACGGGTAGGCCTTCATCACCTCTCCTAGCGAGCCTTTTAGCATCTCGATATGAGAGTGGAACATCGTATCTGCCATCCAGCTGATACCGTAGATCGCTACTAGCGCGACCATACCGCTGTGGAAGATCTCGTTTTGAGCGATCTTAGCAGCCTTGATGCCTGAGTAGATCATCATGATGGACGCAGCTAATAGCATGAAAATTTGGATCGTATCGACCATGCCTAGAGGGGCGGTCTTTTTCATAGTGTCTTTTACTACGATGCTAGCGTTTGCGACGGTTTCGGTTTTACCCTCTTTAGTGATGACTACGTTGCCGTCTTGAAGCACGAAGCTTTGAGTTACTTTTTTGTCTTTATCTAGGACTTCTACGTTAGTAAATTTAGTAGCGTCTTTTACCTTACTGTCTTTTACGTTTGAGACGACTTTGCTACTATCTACGGTAGAGACTACTTGACCGTCTTTTACGGTGATGTTTTTAACTACTTTTTTATCCACTACGATTTCGATAGATTTACCCGGGACGTCGCTAGTCCAGCTAGGGCGGAGTTGTTTATAGTAGCCTAGAACCGCCACGATAGCGATGGTAGCTAGAAATATCCACATAACGTTCCACTGTTTAGCAGGGAGTTTTACGCCGATTAGAGAGTGAGATTCGTCTGAGCCGTAGATATATCTTCTTTGCTCAGGGTCTTTGATCTTCTCTTGAAACTCAGGGTCTTTATCTAAGTCTTTACCTCTAAAGATCGAGTAAGTACCGATGATAAGCATACCGATAAACGTAGACGGGATAGTGACTTTTAGCAAGTCCACGTAGCTGGTAAATCCGTCGATATGAACGGTGCCCGTGCCTAGCAAAACGGCGACCATAGATACGCCCGCAACCGAAACCGGGCTAGCGATGATAGCTAGCTGAGACGAGATCGTGGTAGCAGCCAGCGGTCTTTCCGGACGGATTCCGCTTTTGATAGATACGTCGTAAATG of Campylobacter showae contains these proteins:
- the obgE gene encoding GTPase ObgE; the encoded protein is MFIDSVNLTLSSGHGGAGSVSFRREKHVILGGPDGGDGGDGGDVYFVADNNTHTLAAYKGKKAMRAQNGEAGTGRRMHGKRGEHLELIVPPGTAVLDAKTGELLCDLTSEGQRELFLKGGKGGLGNVHFKSSINQAPEYAQKGLEGETREVRLELKLIADVGLVGFPNVGKSTLISTVSNAKPQIANYEFTTLTPKLGLVEVDEYSGFVMADIPGIIEGASEGRGLGVQFLKHVERTKILLFMLDLANYRGPEEQFDALRAETAKFSGELAKRDYAIALTRADAAENLQEKFDAFLSHLGLVGTAGEMKFKQDIYEFDAAKPFFVMPISSATGQNINELKFNLLELLKKEL
- the rpmA gene encoding 50S ribosomal protein L27, which encodes MAHKKGQGSTQNNRDSIGRRLGVKKFGGEFVRAGNIIIRQRGTATHAGSNVGLGKDHTIFALIDGFVKFERLDKNRKKVSVYPAA
- the rplU gene encoding 50S ribosomal protein L21, whose protein sequence is MSKYAIFKHGGKQYRVSEGEYLKLDHFSAEAKSSVEITDVLCVNDGEVKVGAPFVKGAKVVLEVVNEGKDKKVIIYKKRRRKDSKLKRGFRRQFTRVKVVSIAA
- a CDS encoding HEAT repeat domain-containing protein, coding for MQKLDCHVSEWFGRMRVRNEAAAGHFKDCKIPYDESNLIEVLQSSQDKFDLLWATIALRELGTTRAISALKGAVKFKSLDVQGNAALTIAFLADGGENGFLASLLASKDYRAKFYAMTGILYKEDAAHSALHFVLEYSAKATKGGKALAKTPCEGIDWLYLARYGSHLPRAQEIFDKINKNRKYVDENIFTRLAGEFPQIFTI
- the flhB gene encoding flagellar biosynthesis protein FlhB, with product MAGEDQEKTEEPTSKKIEDARKDGNVPKSQDLAGFVTLAVAIFVVVALLGFIGDQFFMLYNYYQSLIGQEFTRKLLFSVAITTIFRTLLIILPIAVCIAIAGVVANLMQFGFIFTTKPLEPNLNKINPLKGLKNLFSLKKLIDGIKMVLKVTAVFTVGFLMFLSFIKELPHTLFFSMAAQLAWLKEKMLILAAVMLIVMFIIGLLDVLIVRFQYFRDLRMSKQEIKDEYKQMEGDPQVKGRIRQLQMRAARNRMMQNIPQADVIITNPTHYAVALRYDKTKEKAPVILAKGVDFLALRIKQIGVQNNVKIVENPPLARELYKMCEVNDMIPAELFRAVAEVLSFVYMSDKQKFGDRLK
- a CDS encoding anaerobic C4-dicarboxylate transporter; the protein is MEFLTSLSESTQFTLQLIVVLGCLFYGAKKGGMALGVLGGIGLVILVFAFGMKPGKPAVDVILTILAVVVASSTLQAAGGLDVMLQIAEKALRKNPKFVCILAPLCGWTLTVLCGTGHTVYTLLPIIYDVSIKSGIRPERPLAATTISSQLAIIASPVSVAGVSMVAVLLGTGTVHIDGFTSYVDLLKVTIPSTFIGMLIIGTYSIFRGKDLDKDPEFQEKIKDPEQRRYIYGSDESHSLIGVKLPAKQWNVMWIFLATIAIVAVLGYYKQLRPSWTSDVPGKSIEIVVDKKVVKNITVKDGQVVSTVDSSKVVSNVKDSKVKDATKFTNVEVLDKDKKVTQSFVLQDGNVVITKEGKTETVANASIVVKDTMKKTAPLGMVDTIQIFMLLAASIMMIYSGIKAAKIAQNEIFHSGMVALVAIYGISWMADTMFHSHIEMLKGSLGEVMKAYPWMYIVVGMLISKFLNSQAAAAATFVPLAVQIGVDPGIIVAFATACYGYFILPTYPSDLAAIQFDRSGTTKIGKYVINHSFIIPGLIGVFSSCAVGWVLANLYGFIK